Part of the Anomaloglossus baeobatrachus isolate aAnoBae1 chromosome 1, aAnoBae1.hap1, whole genome shotgun sequence genome, atcattggtcAAAACAGAACAAGAGAGCTGCCAAGAGCACAATCACCAACTGGATTAAAAATGCAATCGGCGAACCCTGCAAGAACTAGGGTCAGTCTCCTCCAAAGAATCTCACAGCTCATTTTATCAGATGAGTGTCCATCTCTTGGGCCGAGAAACTAGACGCCTCCATCGAGCAGATTTGCAGAGCCGCCACTTGTTCCTCAGTCCATATCTTCGTAAAGCATTGTAGGCTATATTTGCTATCTAATAAGGACCTATCCTTGGTCGAAAGGTCCTTTTTAAAGCCCCCCCCTCCCTAAGTGTATTCGTTGGTACTCCTCCTGTGGTGTTGTTGTGGAGGGTGACTTGAGAAAATAGAGTTTGTCTTACCGGTAATTCAGAGCAGTGGAGACAGCAGCATCACAGCCGAACACAaacctcacatgtccggatcttatctccattattcccggggacttttacaatattttgttttgcagtTTTTGGATCCGGATAAAGATCTAAACAATATTAATTGTCCAGAAAGAAATGTGAACGGCGATCAGCGGATTAaaaaggagattcctacagatcacctccccggtgagtacagaccacccaataaCACACACAAGTCACACATTCCTATTTTCCGCTCTTTGCGGTGTCAGTTTTTCCAGCGGTATACTAACCCTTCATGTAAAATACACATGAAATGTGAATGAATCTTTGATCCCGGTGCAGGTGATAACACAGGATGTGCAGTtatgttatagaggagaaatacagcTGGACATGAATTCTGCTGATGTGAGCAAGGACGAGCTCCAGCGCTTTCCTATTATCCACTGGCAGGGCTGATGAGGCGTTTCTCCAGTTTAGGGGCTGAGAATTTATTATCTCCTATTACACTGATGTCAGTGTGTGAGAGATACAGAACATGGAGACATAAATCCAAATAACAGGAGCGGATGGAGATTACTGCTCTGAGGGTCGGTAATGCTGCTCACCAGGGAGGAGGAAGAGACCGAGATGGCAGAGCTTTATCCCATAACAAATATCATGGTTACATGAAAGACGAGCGTCACCTCTTATATATAACTCATTGTGACCTGATAGGATGTCCGGGGTCCAGCAGTTTAATCCTGATATTGGGGGGTGGGTTTCTTGAGTGATTCTTTTGCTGACGTCATTTCATCAGTGAATGTGCAGGAGACGAGTTTAATAATAGCAAAGAGCATTAAGTATTTCTACTGTATATTCTGATTTTTATCTAGGAGAGAAAAtgttcagatttcttttttttttctttttaatcagaAGATGCTAAAATGTAACAAATCTCTCCTTGGTTGCTCATGTCTATTCCTGACTCTGCCATGTTATAGAGGATTTATGGAAAGAAAGGCGCTGCAGAGCGGTATTCTGTAAGAATTGATTGTTCCTGCACTGGCTCTCCTCCTGTTTTTGCAGCGCTCGGATCATCCCGCTCTGTAGCACCTTTCCTTCTATGATCAGCTCCCTGCCTTGGGCGGTCGGTGCAACGGCTTCCGGAGGATTTTTTATGGGCTGTTTCCAGTGTTGTACCTGCTAGCACAACTTGCTGTGTTGAGCGCTGTATTTAGACACTCAGTTTTATGACATCATAAAGTATAACTGCTCTTATGTCGCCTTATATAATGCAGCCATGGACACTGTCCTTGTACAAGGTATGACATTCAGGATATAATCAATATTAACTCATTTTCTATGTGATTTCTTTTTGGAATTGTGGTAGTCATCTTGGTAATAAGATCATCACTATCAGGGCAGCACAACAATACTGCAGTCAGGGGCCTGAGTTTACCAATGAAAACCAAGTTCAAAtgtgaaaatttttaaaatttacaAAATCTGTTTTATTCTTTTGACAGAATATTGTGGTATTATACAGAATACATATGAAGAACAAGTCATTATCCCAGATAATTCCTCAGTCCTTCACATCCAAGATCCGTCATCTTATGCTTCTAAACAATATCCTGAGTCACCTCAGAATGTGCAGCAAAATAATAGCAAGATGAGGGGGGATCAACAGCAACAAactcacaaaggggagaagccatactcatgttcagaatgtgatatAAGTTTTAATCAAAAATCACAGCTTATTTTACATCTAAAAGCTAgtcaatgtggaaaatgttttacccaaAAGTTAATTTCACATAAGATTCACAAAGGAAAACCATTTTCTTGTCCAGAATGTGTaaaatgttttacttggaaatcaCAACTTATTCAACATCtaaaaattcacacaggtgagaagccattttcatgttctgaatgtaggAAATGCTTTAGCCAGAAATCAGATGTTCTTAGACATCTAAAAACTCAcaggggggagaagccattttcatgttcagaatgtgggaaatgctttacccAGAAATCAGATCTTCTTAGACAtcaaataattcacacaggggagaagcctttttcatgttcagaatgtgggaaatgttttgttcggAAATCCCTGCTTGATCTGCATATCAaaattcacacgggggagaagccaatttcatgttcagaatgtgggaaatgttttattcagaaatcacagcttgatggtcatataaaaactcacactggggagaagacattttcatgtccagaatgtgggaaatgtttttttcggaaatcacatctttgtgagcatataaaaactcatacgggggagaagccattttcatgttcagaatgtgggaaatgttttattaggaaaGCAAATCTTGTTGGACATATAAAAACTCACAGAAGGTAGAAGACCTTTTTATGTTTATAATGTGGGAAATGTTAAACCAGTAAATCAACTCCTGCTGAACATCTAGGAGCTCATataggggagaagccgtattcgtGTCCAGAatgagggaaatgttttacccagaaATTAGATCTTGTCAGACATTAGAGTATTTACACAGTGTAGAAGCAATTTTTATGTTCTGTATGTGCGAAAGTGTCATCAACAAAAGTCACAGCTGAAAtagaggactcactgaaaactagcggtgtggctgttttcaagatgcacaataaggaggcacttgaagaaaaatgggctgcatggtcgagttgccagaagaaaacaattactgcgcaaatgccacaaagtatctcgcctacaatatgccaaacagcaaaGAGACAAACCTCCAAACTTCTGAAACAAGGTACTTTAGAGTGATTAAGCATtatatttggagaggtgtcaacagggCCTATGATGAAAaagcaccattcctactgtaacgcACGGAGGTGGCTCACTGAttaatgtggggatgtgtgagctacaaaggcacaaaaaacttggtcaaagttgaaggaaagatgaacgcagcacattatcagcaaatacttgAAGCAAATTTGCACCTGAtctgggcacaacggagttaaccaggccaGCTGAGGTTCCGGGTGATTCATTCGAGTGAGCTGGTCTGCACTGTTtggtctatacatatatatatatacatatatatatatatatatatatatacagtacataaaatGTACAacttgcatttaaactaaatttgacaggtgcagaagtatgggcacctcaacataagtgaaattaatattttgtagatcctccttttgcaaaaatcacagcctttagtcgctttctgtagcttttaatgatttcctggatcctggatgaaggtat contains:
- the LOC142257673 gene encoding uncharacterized protein LOC142257673; translated protein: MNKDKDQIMEKILNLSLEIIFHLTGEDYTVVKTSSDRCQAPVSEGWGGTLSPIPGLPPHPRIHKDINDQKILELTHKMLELLTGEVPIRCQDVTLYFSMEEWEYLEGHKERYKEMMMEEHQPRTSPGLSITRMTPERCPAPPPQDLQFLDPDKDLNNINCPERNVNGDQRIKKEIPTDHLPEYCGIIQNTYEEQVIIPDNSSVLHIQDPSSYASKQYPESPQNVQQNNSKMRGDQQQQTHKGEKPYSCSECDISFNQKSQLILHLKASQCGKCFTQKLISHKIHKGKPFSCPECVKCFTWKSQLIQHLKIHTGEKPFSCSECRKCFSQKSDVLRHLKTHRGEKPFSCSECGKCFTQKSDLLRHQIIHTGEKPFSCSECGKCFVRKSLLDLHIKIHTGEKPISCSECGKCFIQKSQLDGHIKTHTGEKTFSCPECGKCFFRKSHLCEHIKTHTGEKPFSCSECGKCFIRKANLVGHIKTHRR